The following DNA comes from Girardinichthys multiradiatus isolate DD_20200921_A chromosome 2, DD_fGirMul_XY1, whole genome shotgun sequence.
ttttatttattctgtaaaAAGTGATCCAATTCCGTTTTTTACAATTTTCCGGAGGACTTCTGATGAGGCATAATGCAGAAAGCACAACATAAACCTCAAGGTTTGAAGAAAATAACATGCTCGTACACCGTGTTTATTCATGTGCAGTATATTTAATGCATGAACgcgcattttcttattttgagAGAATTACGTCACCGTACTGTCAAAGCTGCAGCGGCATTTTGTTCCCTAAATTCAAAAAAGCAGGGAGTCATTCAGTGCATTCCTCGCTTTATATAGGTTGAACGATGGTTTTAAGCTACCGTTTGCAATAGAACAACACTGCAATATCgctattaaattgttttaaaaaatgtcatttcTATAATAAAAAGCATTTGCTGCAGCTGTTTTCTTTCATTGAGTTTCATTTTTTAGGAAATGGGAACGAAAAGGTTTTAGAAGTGCAGCCGTGTGGGGGCGGACCACTACATGCGCGCACTGCACGGCGTAACAGCGCCAGCGCGTCGGCGAATACCCGTTCATCACACTGTCTGTTATTTGGAGGAGGCACTTCTCCGCTAATACAACGCCGACCTGGTCAGACAGTAGTGAGATCTGTAGCTGAAATATCGCCATGGCAGCGCTGTCGGGCGGAGAGCGGTGCATCAAGTTTCTGATGTTCGCCTTCAACCTGGTCTTCTGGGTAAGAACATGTTTATTCTCACACGGTGCGTGTTGGGACGCGGACGTGTCGGGGCCCCTCGTGCGCGCGCAGGCGTGTTTGAGCAGGTTACTAGATTGTAAATGAAATAATACGGGTGTCCCGAATCGTGTAAAGCGGGTCTTATCGCTATGGTTCGGATGATTCAAAGCCATGAccgccacacacacacatatacacacacacgcgcacaaaCGTGCCCTCTGTGTTTGTGGTTCGGTCTGGAGACTAATCCCCAGTGGCCAAGTGACCCAGTTCCACGGCGCGGAGTATACTCTAGAGTTTGCACGCATGATATGCGTGCAAAATGAAACCAAATAAAGATGGAGCGCTATGAAGAGTTGATAGATTCATTTATTATTCATCCTTTTGAATTTATGACTACATTCCTTGTGAGTCTGCGCGTGGGTCGTGGGTTTCctttataaaatatttgtgtCCCACTGAGCCTGGAGGGTGTGTCGTGTTGTGTTTGATGTGAATGCATTTGTGGTTGCAGATAGATGTTTTGCCCTTTTAGGATCGTTTCTAATTTGTGTAGCTATGTATAGAGCTGGGAATAGCCATTCATTACAGGGCAGACAGGGATTTCCCATCGTGCACCGTGCGAGTGCATGCGAGTCTGCTGCTTGTGTTCTTGCACAcgttaaggggaaaaaaaaacattataaaagcaAAGCATTGATACAGTTTAACACGTTAATTATGCTGCTGTATAGTGCAACACGTGGTTAAATTGAATTTACAACATAGTTACTTTAAAACCACAGATCCTCAAGTGACTCCAGATGCTTCATACAGGAGGAAGTTGAAGAAGGGATGTTACAAAATGGCTTAAGGTTTTTCGACATTTAATCACATAATCCGTTTCAAAAAAGTTTATATGTGCAGCTTTTTGTGCCTGTCAGGTTATATGGGGCACACACCAGAATGGTTCCATTGCTCACTGCAGCTCAGCTGATTTTTTCTTTATGTCATGCATGTTTGAATTTGTGTATATTAGATATCTACAGCCAGTTTCACACTGTAATAATAATTGCCATTCTTGGATAACATTTTTgctatgaaagaaaaacccctGTTGCAGGCTTAAGGCAGTGGTCTGTTGGCGTTCAGGGTATGAGGGCCGACATGGCACTCTCCCGATCAAAGATGACCTACGACAATATGTGAGGGAACAAATACTTTCTCACAGCACTGTGTGCTGGTAGCACaaacaatgtaaacatttttatatttttaaaaatggataTTTTGGCTTCTAGTGAAACTATGAGCTTCTATAGCTCAGGACCTAATGCTAACTTAGtggaggacaaaaaaaaaaaaaccagaatgGTCAGTTTTTGGGGCCATTTGCTGGTGTGGGGCAGCTGCTTTGTTTGATTTACCTCAGGCTATCTCTGGCGCCAGAGCATAATGATCAAGTTTCCCAAACCTGAAAAGTAGTCATGCTCAGTTTGGACAATGGAACAATAAATATGCTGCTAAGCAGGCATCTTAGCAAATGCTCAGAACATGTCAACATGTCCGAACAGGAACCCTCTGAGCTGCTGTGGGACTATGAAACGCCTGTGTGACTCAAGTACAAACAACAAGTTTCAGACAACACAGTGGAAGCacatgtaaaaacacaaaactatggaaagaaaaaacacaggcAAGACCTAGATTGACACTCTGGAAAAGTAGAGTGTCACGGTCTCAGGTTGTTTTGGACCAAAACGCCAACAGGGACTAGGGCTCGGCATATTGTAAAGAAACAGTGTGAAGGTTAGCTTGTGCATCAGCATTCTTTTGCCACTCCCAGCTGTAATCAGGTGATTGAAGGCGTGGTGTCccaaatgttattttgttttacatcataATACAATTCTGCTTCCTCCTTGGAAGAAGCTTCCTGCCAAGAACGGTGGACTTGTGCACACTGAATCAGCATGGCTCTTCCTGGGGGGATGAAGTGTTTAAAATATCTCATTTTTATCTTCAACGTTTTCTTCTGGGTAGgtgtgctttgttttttctatCCTGTGAGAGTTAGAGAGGAAGGAAAAGCTGTTATAAATTCATCCTAAATGTGTACCATTTGAAAGTCAGCCATTTTGCTGCACTATAGGGAGACCTGAAAGAACCTGAGAAGAGGTAGGAGCAATACATGAAAATGAGGTGGAAAAGGGTAAACCTCACAAAGCAGCACTTTCTTCACTGAATAAGACACAGGGTGTCACACTCAAACGGgtcttgcaaaagtaaaaaattgaCCTGTCAGTGTGTGTTTACAATGCTTAATAATTCACAACAGATTGGTCATCACAGAATAACAAACATATATTCCTTCAAGGACAATTTCAGACCTTTGTTTTCACAGATTAAGAAATAAAACGtttttgccctgcgatggactggcgatctgtccagggtgtaccctgcctctcgcccatagactgctggagataggcaccagctcccccgcgacccactatggaataagcggtagaaaatgactgactgactgacgtttTTATGCAGATTTACTGTTATTGTAGCATTTATTAGATTTTGACCatgcaaataataaataattattttctacTTATAATATATGATCCTTAATGTAAGtgtaattttctgttgttttcattgtttgtccCATAATACATACGCCAGTTAAATAATAGGAGTCTTCAGGGGTTTGGCACGTTCATTAAATATGTGCGATAAGTTAGGAATCAAACGTGTATGCATACCTGTAAATCACCACTGCAAAAACATTCCTGAAgcctaaaaaggaaaaatagagaATGAGACAGACTTTAGAGGAGCATGTGTGTGCAGATTTAAGAGGAGTTGCTGACACAGGTCGGAGCCTATTGTGCATAATTATGGATTCAaccaataaattaaaaagcTAACGTAGAGGAGAGCATACAGTGTTTATTTAGTGCtaagcaggggtgaaagtgagtcggtacggtccggtactgcgtatccctaaaagattctgcgccggtacgcaGAACGGCTgcctgctatgaagccgtcatccagaaccagttatggCTGCAACAATTCCCGAGCACaaaaagaacatcagatccGCTATCAacaggcagtctaaaacacgacttaatctgtttataaatatagttattCCCCcccattccaaatagtttctgaattgttctgctatgctggagcctcaatgctcttgctttccttctctcccctcggagctcgaggctgttgtgaacggccaacctttaaaacgagcaccgctacgtttaaagtctgtctgctcgctgctaaatactccagttaaaagcaaagaaagagtaactagttgtggttcatgttattttgctgaattacaacaacacagtacagctcgaaaacaccgcttatgacccGAGATTTCACAtgcactacacgagagcgcatgcgcgcttacctccaaaacagaggTGTGTCGGTGTGTTCGATTTAacggactgggagattttacacaggtggggcacagacataaaaaaaacgccgcttgcattaggacaggacgaacaataaatcacttaccatctacaggaaacaaccgaactgtcaaattttttatttaaaagaaaatacggAAACTGATGATGAAACGTTATGAattagaaaatggtttatcattgtttcatacatggttctttaacaattgaaaaaaaaaaaaaaaaaaaaaaaaaaaatatatatatatatatatatatatatatctcccagctctgcccctaagtaccagcaagaatttaaaactactttcacccctggtgcTAATTGTAGCATTGTGTAAACTAGGGTATGTTATGTGTCTTAGCTTGCAGGCACTGCTGTAATGGCTATAGGTCTGTGGTTGAGACTGGACTCAAAAACCAAAGCCCTGTTTGAAGGACCAGATTCTCCATATATGTTTTACACAGGTAAGACTTCAGCCATGCCTTCCATTATCATTTGACATTTACATTATGTGAGCTAATATATGTATTGTTGTATGTTATTTTCTGTGTAGGTGTTTATATCCTAATTGGAGCTGGAGTGCTTATGATGGTGGTGGGCTTCCTGGGATGTTGTGGGGCAATCCAGGAGTCACCATGGATGCTGGGGCTGGTTTGTAACTTATTATACTTGTTCTAATTGCCCCTAAGGCTAAATTGGACACCTAGTATATTGGATATTTTCCAGGTTGTTTGTTACCCATGTGAATGGATTTCtatctgtttattttctatattgTGCATAAGTCCAGTCATATAGTGTTAGATTGCAATAGAACGCTATCTGTCATGCTTGGGTGAAGGTGAGTTGATGAGATACTTGTTACTCAAGAAAAAAGAAGCATAAACATTTCTACTTTCCTATTCCATAACTAATTAAAATACCATggcaataatttaaataaataaataaataataaaaaaataccagGGCATTCAAACcatatttttctaatatttgCAGATACACATGTTCATAGACATTTATATCCATGTAggattttatatatttcttttcatttaaattctCTTAAGTATCAATAGCTTGTGAACTCCCTATTTAAAATGAGCTGTCTGCTTTTCATTGCTGAACAGCCTCAAGGCCACAAGGGAGTGTCTACATTTTCAGCACTTGCTCCCCCATTCTGCCCAGTCTGGCCATAATCTTCTTGCACTAAATCTTCCTGGGGGAGGGGCCAATAAAAACTGGGTTTGGCTACACTCCCCTGACCTTGCATTTCGCACATTTGATGATTCCCTGCACACAAGCATTCATGCAGGGAATCATcagctgaatttattttgtatttctctgcagttcttcttcttcctgctgaTCATATTTGCCATTGAGATAGCAGCTGGATTCTGGGGATTTTCAAACCAGAGCAAGGTAAACAAATTATTATGTGTTCTCAATATGGACGCTATAACGCTTGAATAGAGAATAACAAAAATAGAAGCACTTCACATACAGTACATTAGGATATCattaaaaacttaatttatttcagtagttcagttcaaaaagtgaaactcacacattatatagattcacATCAGACCCATGGATCTATTTCAAGTATTTAATTCTGTTTATTTGGATGATTATGGCTTCCAGCAAATTAAACTAAACCCCAAATTTACTTTTCCAGAAAATTGGAATACTAGATAAAACCAATGCagaatgatttctaatgcagaCGTTATGGCCCACAAAacaggaagactgctgactttacagttgtccagcagtcactgacaccctcaaTAAGGAGGGTAGGCCAAAAAACGCTGAtggctaaagaagctggctgctGTATCAATGCAGCAACCAGCTGACTGAATGCTAGATCTTCATTTTGGGGTAAAAGTACAATTAAATACCACAAACCAAAGaataacaaataaaagtatACCTAAACACTTATTTCCAACATGGTCCTTGGTGATGCATGAAAATAATCTCATATTAATGGGAAATTGAGTAGAAAGAAAACATGCTGGAGAAAAAAGTGCACATTGAACAGGTGGTCTTTAAAACATTGTGACGAAACCCATTCAAAGGTTTGGGGTGATTCACAAGGTGTGGAGTGCCGCTGGAGAcagtgcttcaagagccaccaacCACAGATGTTTCCAGTACATGGGGTATATCTGTCACACTCCGTTTGTTAAGCCACTAACCTCATACAGCATCAGAAATGTCTTAGGGCAAAGGAgaaaaggactggactgttaCTCAGTGGCCCTAACTCCtcatttcagatgaaagtaaatctcCCAATttgtttggaaatcaaggtgccagcaTATGGAGACAGTTTCTTGagatccagtgtgaagtttccacagtcagtgatgactTGGGGAGGCATGCCATAatctggtgttggtccactgtgttttatcaggtTTAAAGTCAATGTAACTGTCTACCAGGAAACTTTggtgcacttcatgcttccctctgctaaCAAGCTTTATGCatatgctgatttcatttcttAGAAAAACATGGTACCTGCTCACGTTGCCAGTGTACCAATACTTGTTTTAACGATCATGGCCACTAAGCTCGAGTGGACAGAAAACTTGCTTGATCTAAACCCTACAGAGAATTGGGATATtgtcaagaagaagatgagacatgagacccaacaatgcagacaagctgAAAGCTGCAGCAAAAGCAACCTGGGCTACATTAACACGTCAGCAGAGCAACAGGTCGATCATGTCACACTGCCTTGATGCAGAAACTCATGCAGTAAAGGGCCCCAACCAAATATGAATACTTCTTTACTGAAGTACATGGGCATAATTTTCAGCAGGCTGACCTTTCtgagttaaaacaaaattatgcaAGAATGTAAGAATCACATTTTCAAAGGGAgatgaattttaggttttcattaacTATAAGCCTTAATCCTCTAAATTTACAggaacaaatgttaaaaatatatctctgtctgtgtaataaatctatatactaTGAGTTTCAATTTtaagtttaattacaaaaataaattagcttTTCAATGATACTCTACCCCTCCTTGAACgcggtggaggggtttgagtgctcagcgtgggctctggaacccatctcctcgagaggggttggactctcttatattctggagtggcccacggggagaggcggcgggctggggtgggtttgcttgttgccccccagctcagctgtctcatgttggggtttaccccagtggatgagagggtcgcatccctgcacttttgggttggggacaggtctctgactgtcgtttccaCCTACGGGCAAAggggtagtgcggagtacccggccttcttggcgtccctgtcgggggtgctggatagtgcccctcccagggactccattattctgctgggggacttcaacgaccacgtgggaaacgacagtgacacctggagaggcgtgatcgggaggaatggcctccccgatctgaatccgagtggtgtttcattattggacttctgtgctagtcacggattgtccataatgaacaccatgttcaagcataagggtgtccatcagtgcacttggcaccaggacaccctaggcaggagttCGAtcatcgactttgttgtcgtatcgtcacaccttcggccgcatgttttggacactcgggtgaagagaggggctgagttgtccactgatcaccacctggtggtgagttggatcagctggaagaggagaaagccggacagacttggcaggcccaagcacatagtgagggtctgctgggaacgtctggcagagccctcggccagggatgtattcaactcccacctctaggagagctttgaccagattccgtgggatgttggagacatagaatcCGAGTGGACCATTTTCTCTggatctattgtcgatgctgctgcccgtagctgtggctgtaaggtctgcctagcctgtcgcggtggcaatccccgaacccggtggtggacaccggcagtaagggacactgtcaagctgaagaaggagtcctatcggctgtggttggcttgtgggactcctgagccGGCTGGCAGGTtccgtgaggccaagtgtgccgcggcccgggctgtggcagaggcaaaaaaacCGGGCCTGgaaggagttcggtgaggccatggagaaggactactggttggcctcgaagctattctggcaaaccgtccggcgcctcaggagggggaagcagtgcttcgccaacactgtttactgtgtgggtgggaggctgctgacctcgactggggacattatcggggggtggaaggagtacttcgaggctctcctcaatcctgccatcacgcattccatggtggaaacagaggctggggactcggggttagactctttcatcacccaggctgaagtcaccaaggtggttaaaaagctccgctgTGGCAGGACTTCGGGCGTTGATGatatccaccctgagtacctcaagtctctggatgttgtagggctgtcatggttgacatgcctcttcaacattgcgtggtcgTTGGGctacagtgcctctggactggcagactggggtggtggtcccccttcataagaagggtgaccagaggagCTGTTCCAACttcagggggatcacactcctcagcctccctggtaaggcctatggcagggtattggagaggagagtctggctgaTAAtcaaacctcagcttcaggaggagcagtgtggttttcgtcccggccgtagaacactggaccagctctataccctctacagggtacttgagggttcatgggagtttgcccaacctgtccacatgtgttttgtggacccggagaaggcattcgactgtgtcccttgtggtgccctgtggggttgctccaggagtatggaatcgggagccctttattaggggccatccggtctctgtacaagcagcgCAGGAGTTTTGGTCCGCATTACCGGCACtgtcggacctgttccctgtgcatgttggactccggcagggctgccctttgtcaccggtcctattcataacttttatggacaggatttctaggcgctgccaagggccggagggggtctggtttggggacctgtggattttgtctcttctttttgcagatggcatggtcctgctggccccctctagccaagatctacagcatgcactggggcggttcgcagccgagtgtgaagcggctgggatgaggatcagctcctccaagtccaatgccatggttcttgactagaaaagggtggcttgtcctcttcaggttggaggggagttcctgcctcaaatggagcagttcaagtatcttgaggtcttgttcacgagtgagggaagaatggagcgggagatcgacagacggatcagtgcggctgccgcagtaatgggggcactgtgcaggtccgttgtggtgaagagagagctgagccgaaaagcgaactCTCGAtttggtcggtctacgttcctaccctcacctatggccatgaatgTTGGGTCAGGACCGAAacaacgagatcctggatacatcaagaggagccagctgaggtggctcgggcatctatatcggatgccttctggacgccttcctcgggaggtgttccgggaacgtcccaccgggaggaggcccaggggacggcccaggacacgctggagggactatgtttctcggctggcctgggaacgccatgggctccccctggaggagctggaggaggtgtctggggagagggacatatGGGTGTcactgctgagtctgctgcctcgcgacctggtcccggataaagcggaagacgacaaacACGAGCACAATACTCTAATTTAAGATTCTTTTATATATTCTATTATAGATATACCTATAAAAGAGACAACCTTAGAAAACCATGtcacaaaataagaaagatgAAATAAACAAAGTGGTTAACattatacaaattattttaaaggcattatgaaaaataaattgtggacTTAAGttatgtaatttttttcttctctatgCTTGTGGTTGTGTTGCAGGTGGTGAATGACATCAGTGCGTTCTACAGACAGACATACGATGAgtacaaaaaaacaagagatgAGCGTCTCAAAGATACACTGCGTTTGATCCAAAACGGGGTGAGACATCTTGGACATTACTGCTGCTTCTTTACTGAGAGACATTTGATCCAATAGTAATTCATCACAGGGAGAACTAAATGTTCATCTAACTTTTATGAGCGCATACTGCATTCGTGTCATGTCTTTACTCTTTGTAAAGCATGGAGCTTAATCTGCGAGCAAGTTTGCACAGCTTTGCATAAATATGGAAATTCTGCTACAGAAGCTAGAAATGTTACATTCATCGTACAGAACCTTAGCTCAGCTTGGCTGAGAACATCCCTGTCACTCTAAGATTTTGAGAACTAAAGAACAAGCCAGTATGTtggattatttctttaaaacacagactaATTATGTTTTTCACCTATTTCCAGTTGAACTGCTGTGGCCCCAACGGTATCATAAAAGAAACTGAACCAGACCTTTGTCCCCATGCAGGGGACAAAGGTCTTGACAGGTTCATTATGAAGGTACAACCATGACTAAAATTATTCTAACAAATGTTTTATGTCTGTAATCACTTGACATTTACATGAAGTCACAGTTGTGACTGTTATGTGTGTTATGACTGCCCATGCATTGCTACTATGACAACCACTGTTTACAAGGGTTTGCTCTGGCAGTCTGTTATTTTTATCTGTACCTCTCCACTGTTGAGCGTAAAGAAAGGGAATTTAGTTACGCTTATTTGTTGCAGAGCTGTCCTGATGCCATCGACGAGGTGTTTGACTCTAAGTTACACATTATTGGAGGAGTAGGAATCACCA
Coding sequences within:
- the cd9a gene encoding CD9 molecule a isoform X1, with protein sequence MAALSGGERCIKFLMFAFNLVFWLAGTAVMAIGLWLRLDSKTKALFEGPDSPYMFYTGVYILIGAGVLMMVVGFLGCCGAIQESPWMLGLFFFFLLIIFAIEIAAGFWGFSNQSKVVNDISAFYRQTYDEYKKTRDERLKDTLRLIQNGLNCCGPNGIIKETEPDLCPHAGDKGLDRFIMKSCPDAIDEVFDSKLHIIGGVGITIGVVMVFGLIFSMLLCCAIRKSREVV
- the cd9a gene encoding CD9 molecule a isoform X2, with product MALPGGMKCLKYLIFIFNVFFWLAGTAVMAIGLWLRLDSKTKALFEGPDSPYMFYTGVYILIGAGVLMMVVGFLGCCGAIQESPWMLGLFFFFLLIIFAIEIAAGFWGFSNQSKVVNDISAFYRQTYDEYKKTRDERLKDTLRLIQNGLNCCGPNGIIKETEPDLCPHAGDKGLDRFIMKSCPDAIDEVFDSKLHIIGGVGITIGVVMVFGLIFSMLLCCAIRKSREVV